A DNA window from Onthophagus taurus isolate NC chromosome 1, IU_Otau_3.0, whole genome shotgun sequence contains the following coding sequences:
- the LOC111422988 gene encoding glutathione S-transferase 1-like, whose product MALILYHDPTNCGSRAVVLVAKELEVELIYRDLKDCQNQDLVVTSDVILVDTESNDFITNPRKILMYLVDRSRINHPAYPNDESVKAKIQEILDLDEQFLKPPLNCILHAVLVSNLIELSNKVIVSLQESYNCLERRLQDSQYLTGDSLTIADLSCLATVSTATVFTPICSARHPKLFQWFSTCKKLPYYKEANSNGLAKLDLLVEDVLGRRI is encoded by the exons ATGgcgttaattttatatcacgATCCGACCAATTGTGGTTCTAGGGCGGTTGTTTTGGTTGCTAAAGAACTAGAAGTTGAACTTATTTACAGGGATTTAAAAGACTGCCAAAATCAA gATTTAGTTGTAACTTCCGATGTGATACTAGTTGATACAGAATCAAACGATTTTATAACAAACcccagaaaaattttaatgtactTAGTTGATAGATCGAGAATAAATCACCCAGCTTATCCGAACGACGAATCagtaaaagcaaaaatacaagaaattctCGATTTggatgaacaatttttaaaaccacCGTTAAATTGCATATTG CATGCAGTTTTAGTTTCGAATCTTATAGAACTCTCAAACAAAGTCATCGTTTCACTACAAGAATCGTATAATTGCTTGGAACGAAGATTACAAGATAGTCAATATCTTACAGGGGACTCTTTAACGATTGCGGATCTTTCTTGTTTAGCAACTGTTAGTACTGCGACTGTTTTTACCCCAATTTGTTCGGCTAGACATCCGAAATTGTTTCAATGGTTCTCGACTTGTAAGAAATTACCGTATTATAAAGAAGCGAATAGTAACGGACTTGCAAAATTGGATTTGTTAGTCGAAGATGTTTTAGGTAGAAGAATTTGA
- the LOC111422987 gene encoding glutathione S-transferase 1-like has product MVLKLFFCAISPPCRAVKLALNALHLNVQYEDVDILTRKYLQTQLPKINPQHTVPTLVDGDAIIWDSHAINIYLVQKYAPDYSLYPADPYQRAIINQRLHFDSGLMYPCIYNSVVSILFKQMRNLNQHQLIAVKQIYAFAEKFLTQNEWIAGDKLTVADFSCMSSLSTLDYIFPVSSKTTPKLMRYLERSQDLPYYELANQEGLNQLGKLMQEKVLKASKNITMNIGN; this is encoded by the exons AtggttttaaaactatttttctgTGCGATTAGTCCACCTTGTAGGGCTGTAAAATTGGCGCTAAACGCGCTACACCTTAACGTTCAATACGAAGACGTGGACATTTTGACCAGAAAGTACTTGCAAACGCAATTACCAaag ATAAATCCTCAACACACGGTGCCGACTTTAGTTGATGGTGATGCAATAATTTGGGATAGCCACGCTATCAACATTtatttagtacaaaaatatgCCCCGGATTATTCTTTATATCCAGCGGATCCGTATCAAAGAGCAATCATTAATCAACGATTGCATTTTGATAGCGGATTAATGTATCCTTGCATATACAACTCGGTCGTTTCAATATTATTCAAGCAAATGAGAAATTTGAATCAACATCAATTGATAGCCGTCAAACAAATTTATGCGTTTGCCGAAAAGTTTTTAACTCAGAACGAATGGATAGCTGGAGATAAATTAACCGTAGCCGATTTTAGTTGCATGTCTTCGCTGAGTACTTTAGATTACATATTTCCTGTATCATCAAAAACCACGCCAAAATTAATGAGGTATTTAGAGCGAAGTCAAGATTTACCCTATTACGAACTTGCGAACCAAGAGGGTTTAAATCAACTTGGCAAATTAATGCAGGAAAAGGTTTTAAAAGCTTCTAAAAATATAACGATGAATATTGGGAATTAA